The following DNA comes from Bombus pascuorum chromosome 3, iyBomPasc1.1, whole genome shotgun sequence.
aaataaatttcaatgtttcaaCTCTGTCGCCAATCTTCCGGTTATTGGTATTCAACATTCAGTAGAATTCTAGTTGCAAAGTTTCCTACCAAAGTTGCGTCGAGCAGAAGCGACGTTAGTTTTTCCGTCGTTTAAGATTCCAGGGACGATTTTATCGCGTTTGTTCGTTGCAAAACGTTGCATTTGCTAGTCGATGACAATTTTTATCGGCTAGATATCAAGGTCGCGGTTGTTCGAGGTTCGCGTTTCATTTAGACGGCGGCTCCTGTAATTTAGAAGATCGCCGACATTCCGAATTAGAAAGCGCAAATGGTTTCTCACGCGTCACCACTCGAATCCTCTGCACCACCGTTCGGATTCCTTGGGAAAGAATACGCCCAGGCCTCTCCTCGTCGCGCTTTCCGCTTAATCGCTCGTCGATCGTATTTACCAAGGTCAAGATGATCTCCTGACCGCGTGGTTCGCCATATCGTGCACCTCTGCACCTGCGCTACTTACAGTGAATGTCGGTACATGGTAGAAAGTACCGATAAATTGCCACCTAGTACCGCGCCGGCAGCCGATTCGATCGCTTCCAGCCTCCCTCTCGCTTTTCCACTCGCTTCCCTCTACTCTCGTACGCTTTAATTTCCCTAATTTCCATGTTTCCGAGGCGAAATTCCTTCCTCGCTAATCCTCTCGCggaatttttcgtttcgctACCGTTTCGATCTTTGGTACCGTGATTCCACGTTTCTCGAACCGAGTTTCCTCTCTTGCCACTCACCGAGTCGTTGCTCAATGATCCACCGCGCCGTAAATACGAAACCCGGCCAATTTCATTCAATCCGTGCGAGATGAGTACAAAAAACGTCCAACTTTCCACCAGCCGGATTTCTAGCGGATTACGAGTCGCCCACGTAACCATCCGGTGCCAATTTTAGAAGCGTTCGTACGGTACTCCGTTGGCTGGCTGTTCGATCTAGATCGAGCGTAATTAATCGAAGCGGGCCCCGCTTACTCCCAAGGTCGAAACGCCACCCGTACATTCGCGCCGATTAGAAAGTTCAGATGAATTCGTAACCACGAACGGAAAGCGATCAGAGATCGTTTCGCCCCGGGTACGGTTTCCAGCGACCATCCGCAGGAAACGAGGGGCACGTAGGATCGTGTGGGATCCGGCCGATGGCGCCTTTACCAGCTTCATCGAGTCATTCTGGTAATGGTCGGCTACAGGAAGCTGCTTTTCCTGCGTGCTTTCCCACGtattcgatattatttatcttcGATATAAGATTCATCCTAAAGTGCTACGCTAATTTCTCGATCTTTGCATAATCCTTTAATCCGTTTCATCTTTGCATGATCGTTTCATCGGTTTAAACTTTGCATAATTTCTGCACGCTCAACTTTTCtaatttgataaatgaaaGTCGACGATACGGACGGCTATAATAATCCGCGAACAACTCGAATGGCAAGACAACCCGTTCTCTCGATAATTTCTTGCTTTATGAAAACCGTTCCACGCTCTGACGTCGCGTCTCCAACTTCCTCAATGACGAACTCAACGAAGAACTTAACGACTCGTGTCGCGGGCGTCGAGTTTCTCGTTCCTTCCGGCCGAGGACGATCGACGACCGCACAGATCCGCCCATCGATTTCTATTTCACAGTTGGTCGTCGGTGATCGACACCGTGGATTAGGATCGGGGCGATGGAGTGGCTAAAATTCACTTTCTAGGTCGTAAAATCGCGAAGCGTCGTTTTCAGCCATTCCTACCAGCCAAAAGGAATCTAAACCGCGTTCGTTCGGTATTTCCCCCGTGGTGCTTGGTCTTGTTCAACGATTTCGTCTCCTGGCTGTTGGCAACGGTCGCTGGAAATTATCTAGCTTTGCCCTTCGAATCGAGCAGCAAATATTCTAACGAGAAGCTACGCGATTCCGCTAACTTGCTAATTTTGAAAACGGCTGGATGAGAAAAGAGAACGAATACGACGACAATTGAGTTACAGTTTGTCAGCCCTCGCGCGTTTATGCACGTTCCGTGTAAATTAATCTTCAAAGTACAGCAGGGTATTGtactttatagaattatataaaattttgtctttGATCGACGATAGTATAGTTCCTTCCATATCACTGCCTtgtcgattaatttaaaaacggAATTGCACGTATTTTATTAGTCCACCTTGCCCTATTGGAACATAATATCCTGACGTCTAATGGTACTAAGATACTACTTAAAGTCGAGTTTTATTGTCCGCCTCGGCTAATTGTAAGTCTCTGCGCATCAAATACTTCGGAAAACATTTCAGGCACGTTCTGTAAGGCACCTCTTCGTTTGATCAACGTCTGAACACGATGAATTCTAGTTACCAAGTGTTAGAATTACACGAGAATGTAAAATTAGCGAAACAAGTCCGTTGTGTAAAAGTAATTCGTCGACGGTAAGATTGATGTTTTGTCCTCGGGTAAACGGGCCGCTATTCACGAGCGATGGTTCGGTCGTTCATCGAACGGATGGCGACGTATCGACGAAACTTGGAATCCCAAGGAACCGTATCGATTCGGTGATACTTCGATGTCTAGTTAATCGTACCCGACGAGGAATCGTCGGACGTACGATCGGATTCCTCGACTCAAGTGTTATTTCCAGGGGACAATGGCGGAGAATTAACTTCTCGTTGCTCCTCTTGCACGCTCTCGGGTCTGCTGGCGGTGCTGCTCGACCTCGAGCTCAGATTATCCCTGTCGCTGAAGTAGGAAGAATCGCCTCTCTTCTCTTCCAGCTGAAGTTGTTGTTTGTCGTTTCTGAAATCGTCTCCTCCATGACCCAGCAGACCAGGGAAGTACGGTATTCCTTGTCTCTGCGAGGTGATCTTGCCCATGAAACTGCGAATCTCTTCGAAGTAAGACTCGTCCGCTCTCGGCAATTGTCCGTGGTACCTCGATCTAACTTCGTCCAGTATCGTTGGGCCATCGGCGTCGTGTTTCTTCAAGTGTCTGTCCAGGTTGGTCTGCTGTCCGAAACATCGTTCGCACAGCGGGCACTTGAACGGTTTTTCCTTGTTGTGGATATTCCTGACGTGACGTTGAAGATTGCTGGAGATGCTGAAGCTTCTCTCGCAGTACTTGCACTTGTACGGCTGCTCGCCGGTGTGCGTCCTCAGGTGCCGCGTCAGGTTCGCCGATCTGGGGAACACTTTACCGCAGAACTTGCACGAGTATCTGTCCTTCGGCTTTAGACCGGCCTGAACGCTGATGGAGTAAGGTGGAAGATTGGAAGcttgctgttgctgctgctgttgctgctgctgttgacTCGAGTGACTCTGTTGCTGTGGCTGATGTTGCTGGCCACTCGAGGGACTCGGAACTCTCGCGGCAGCCTGAGAGGAAGAGGACGACGTGGAGGAAGTGGTGGAAGAGAATCTGTTCGGTGGCAATGGTACCATGGTCGGTAACGCCCGCACTTGGATCTTAGGTAAATCTGGAACCGACGAACTGTGATGGTGCGACCGGTACATGGCTTCGAGGACCAACGGATGAACGGCATGATGCTGAGGAAACAGAACCGTATGATAGGGAAGACTTCCGCCGAGACTATTTTGATTCAGAACCTCTATCTCGTTCTGATTCTCGTCCGTGAGTCTTTCCTTCTTGTGATCGACGCGAAGATCCAACGGTTCGCAATCGAGATCCTCCTGATGGTGAGATTGAGGCGGTCTAGCAGCCGGACTCATATGGGGCTGTTGCCGGTGTTGCTGTTGATTCGTGGGACTCGACAGGCCACGACCGTGGCCGTGGCTCAAATCGTATGGCAATTCTTCAACGTCCGGCACGCGAACGCTCAACGGATAGATGCTGGCTTGCTTCGGGCTGATGTGGCCCGGCATTTTTCTTGGACTCGAGTCTTTCTCCCGCATGGCTGGAGGGTACTTCGGGTCGTGCAACAACGTTGGGGGCAGGGGAATGTTACCGAGATATCCGCTCATCACACCGCTTCTGTCACCCTCGGCTTTGCTCCTGCTCGTCGCTCGGAATGATCTGAAACGACCGACAAATTTTTTACAGTCactgaaaataaattcaatcgaAGATCGAACGTTTACattgcaatttaattttcaatcttcATTGTTGTTTCGTTGCTGCAACAACGAGCAAATTTACAATGATTGAACGCAAGTATCGTAGCAGACACGTCTCGTTCGGATCACTGACAAACTGATACGATTTACCGAAAGGATTTCGTTTCTGCCACATTCACGAATTAATCCTATACGTCAAAACGAGACCTACCTAAGTAACGTACGAAACCGAATGCGATACATCAAAGCGTCAACCATATCGTGATGAATGTTCTTTCAGCCGGAGGCGATGATAGCGACACGTTTTTCGGAGCCGTAGAAATTAATCTTCCGATCATTCAAATTGCTCgcgtttttgtgtattgacgtCACGCTGAACGATATTGAGATACTTTAATAACGAACGCGCGTCGAACGTACGGCAACAACGATTTCTACCATGAAAGATTGCGAGGAGCAAGCTGCGAGGATGTATACGAAGTTCTTAAGTATACGATCTCCATGTAACGGAACTCTAGTAGAACGTACGACGATCTAGCTTTAAAACGAGACACGTGATACGAGAGATTCATAGCCAGTGACATAATCGACGTGTTAACCGTTGGTTCAAACTTCTTTTTACAGCACGTGCTATCTATCTTAATCAACGGACATCGTATTCTCTTGATTTTGATTTCGATCTTACGAAACTGATCTCCGAGCAGATCCGTCTGTATAATGTACACGTGTAATGTAAAATCGCTCGAGCGAATCAACGAGAAAAAgctgttttatttcttaaattacgATTTTATAATCCAACTGCGTTTAAAGAAATTGGGGTTCAGCGGATAAACACACTGCTCGTCCAACAGAGATTGCAAGAAAGTTATATGATACGTGCTGCAAACGAAGACAGGTTGTCGCGTTAATGTTTCCTTATCTGGCATCGAAATCACCGCGCGTAAATCGTTACTTATGCGCGCGTTAAAGTCTTCGGTGGGcatatcgtttcgttttccACCGTCGTTCGCTATGCCGAAGGTAAATCGAATTCCTCGATCGATGTTCGACGAAGGAAGTTCTCGCTAATTCGAGAAATCGAAGAATCCTTTCACAGCCGGTGTCGTTTCACGCGAGTCGATCCAGTTACCGAAGAAGCTAATCTTCAGCTGGTTGTCCAGTTCCAACGAAAGAGAAATCCGCCGGTGACAGGGTTGGTGACGGGAGAAGGGGGAAGGGGGACGAGGCGGAGGAGCGAAGGGGACCGAGGGAAAAGGAGGAGTTGGCGACGGTGCAAGAACCCCGTTCCGGCGTAAAAGGAGCAGGAGCAAAAAGCTCGCGACCGACAATAGTGAAAAGCGTTAATTACGAGTATAGAGAACGCGACGAGAACTGTTAGGTGTTCGGTTGGAATCGAAAGTGTACCGAACGGTTCGGAAACAGCGATCCCTGCCGGACGATGTTCGATGATCCAGAACGGCCGAACGGTTTCGTTCGCGAGTCGTTAACCCATCGTTGCGTGCAAAAACCGAGATAAATTCCTCACCGGGAAAACGGTTCTCTCGAGCTTCTTTAATGACACTCCTAGCCTTTATTACCGGAATTATCGATGGACAGCGAGAAAGCCGCTAATTCTGAATTCCAACGATAAGAGATAGTAACTGGACCGTTCCCGTTGCTTTCCACGCGTTCTCCGCGAATCGTATTCCTTGCAAAAGAGAGTAGGCGATAGGCGTAGAGACGCGTCATTCGTCTAGATGTCGTTGATTAAGTTCGATTTACATATCGTACTTTCCCTTCTTCCCATCCGAATCAGCCAGCCGGAGAAACTCGCGTGTGCTAATCAGATTTTTCACGGGATACAACGTGGACGACGACGTAACGCGTCCAACAGCAGATAACACGATCTTAAAGGCGCCTTTTACGAACTGAATCTCTTGCCTGTCGTTAATTCGAACGTTTGGTAGTTGGTGGTTGTTGGTTTAACGAGCCCGCTGCCGCTTAATCGACCGTGAGGCTTTCGACGAGAGCGCGCGCTCGTTCTCCCTTCACAGATTTCCGGTAACTTAATCGCGAGCGGAGCGTACTTCTCGGAATTTCGTTTCCCTCGAGCAAGCCCGAGGCACCGCTTTATCTCCCGAAAGGTGGAGTTTCTCCGAGCGACTTCGTGAGTAATGTCCACGGGAAACGGTAGCTGGTTCCGTGGAACGGCAGTcgaaacaagaagaagaaaaggcgGGGCACACGATCCTTAAAGACTGACATCTGTTACGTGAATCAAGCTCGACTGACGTTACCAGAGATCGGTCGAGATCCACATGCCGCCGGCCACGATCCAGTTTTCGGTTTCTAGAAAGTCGGGATGAGTCGGGCGTGGTTTGTCTCTCTTTCCctcgtcgtttctttctcgttcACCCTCTGCCTCTCGCTCGTTGTCGTCCTTGCCGGTATGATTTCTCTCCCGACATTCACCTACGTGTACCATAAGTGCGCCTCCAGGGCCGCATGCGGTCCACGTACATATTGCACAATGCGTTGTTTTTCGAGCGCTGTTATGCTTTGGCAACATCTTTTAACGTAACGTTTCCATTCCACCGATTCCGTTTcgtttttatcaattttacgtatttacgAATCTCGAATTTTACGAGACTCGACATTTTCTCTATCCttaaaatttctacaatcCGAGAATACTAATTTCTACATCGTTTATTCGCGTTTACCTATACGTTGCTATATTCTGTAGCTTAGTATCTCGATATTTTAGGATGCATCGATACCTTTCAACGTAACCATCGCgagattttctaatttaattatatcgtgtttcgagtaaataaaaataacccTCGCGTTGCGAGCCAAGATCATTAATTCAACTCGCATGGGTTGCCTGTTTGCGCATGTATCTGCAAATCTTCGAGCGTTAAATGCGTCCCTGCGGCGTGGTAAACATCGTTCGTGTAACGCGTATAACCGTTCGCCACTTGTTACCCGAACGGACCACGTCCCTGGCCGGATTGTCAGGCGCAGGGAAGATTTCAATCGGTCGTTTCTTTTCGCGTGACGCAACTTTTCTGTTTTTTGATCGGCGAGAAGAAACAGCGAGACAGTGGAACagagtaaaaaaaagaaaaaaaaaagaagaagaaaagaagaaaggtgTTTGAGATATTCAAATTCGGCACTTTATTAGCATTTTTACAGttcgttgtaatttttctccgTGCGACTAACCTGTCCAACGCTATGAACTCGTAcgttaattcaatattttgtttatcgtTACGTGTTACGGTAGCAACAAATCGCTTTTCTGTTCTACCTTTATGAAACGTATCTTTTTTCGAATCTACTGTTCTCCGCatacacataatataacaaaagatcgtttaatcgttcaaGCGCGAAGAACGTAATCCGATActtttaacgaataaaaaataacgtagAGATTTTTGCATcttgattttaaattaataaacggTCGACATCTTGACGCTGGACAGGTTAATTCGCACGGATGGTGCTTATTTGGCAAATTATCGACCAGACTATATTACTCAATGGCTTAAAAATTGTGCAGAATTCCGTTTTAAGATCGCGCTTATTGCGAGAAAGGCTGGTTCTGGTTACGGATTTCGGACGATCTTGATCCGCGAGCTGTCCCCTATCCAAGCACTGTCCGAGTCGAGTGACATGGCGAAAAACAAGATGCAGGAGACGATGCGGTCGAAtaagaaaaagcaaagaagaagaaggaaagattCGTGTCTTTCCTTGTTGCACGGGCTCTCTGTATGAGGCACGATCGCTCCTGCCGATAACGGGGCCAAGAGGTGCCGGCATTTAATTACGACGCGGGCCCCTTTAACCACCGCCTTGTCGGAGATAAAATACGAGACGCACCACTAAATTCATACGGGCCGCGACACCGAAATATTGCTCTACGTGTGCGACAGGAGACCGCGTGTAATTTTCGGTTAGCCGTTGCCTCTTTTGCTATAAGTGTAAAATTGCTACGATAGCCGGTATCGCTGTTGTAACGTTGTAATTGGCCGATCGACGCGCGTCAAATTTGCGTATCGTCgctctcgatcgatcgacaaCGACGATAAGGCAAATGGTAGCGTCGCGTTACGGGAAAATCTTGGTTCAAACCCTTCGTCAACTCGCAAGGATTTATCGGGTAATTGGAGTTCGTCGGAAGATGGCCACAGAGCAAGtacaaaattgtaacaaaaatCCCTTAACTACCTATGTGAAATTCGAACCGTATTCTCCGAGTCGAGTGGAACTCTGGTCATTCTTATGTACCCGCAAGGGTAAGTGGAAGTAAAAGTATCGCAGACACCAGTACTATAGGCGAATTCGAGGGAAGGTGGACAATAAGCGATCGCGAAACAGCGAGGAGGCAGTGAAAGGTGGTAAAACGATACAGAAGAGCGAACGAGTGGCGTTCGGTTTCTGCGCCGCTTAATCGTTTTCAATGTTACTTTCATTCGGCCTGACAAGCGACACCGTTCATTATTCATCGAGCTTCGCGTTTCGTGCTTGCACCGGCTACTCTGACTGAATTAATTTGTCGACAACATTTCGTCCGGTTGCGTACGCGTACGTTGCGCGCGTGCAACGCCGATAAATCCgacgattattatttatgatttcgCCTCCGCTGTATAAAAGCTCCGAGTCCGTTTCCTATGTCGGCTTGATCGCGCCCACGCGGTGTTTGATAGTTAGCAACCTTGCAGCTTGTTCGCGCATACGGCTACATTTCCGCGGAACAAGTGAAACGAAGGGAAAGGAGGACGACGAAAGGGAAAAAGCGAAGCAAGTTACATTACGTCTCGGTTGCGAGACACGTATCGAAATGTCCTCGAGAATATCGAGTTTCTCTGAAATACTTGTTGCATAGCCTTGAGTTCGTCCACAGATCTTAAATCAACGAACGAAAGGTGGTTAGGTTAAATGGTTGCAACTAATTTACTAGTAAATTGGTTCGCGTCGAGAAAGTACTCCCCGCAGTAGAAACTGTCCGTTCCTGATTAGACGTGTCTGGGCTTTTTCTACTTGCTCCGCGCTCGCGCCGCGTGCCACGCCAACGCGGttctcttattttcattttaccgCAAGGTGTCTGCGTACTATAcacagaataaataaaattctagcCAGAAAACGCACCTTGTCTACGTAATTTCGAAATGGACAACTCGCAATCGGCGATATATTAATCGTGCTCGACATTACGAAACGCTTAAACAGCAGCTTAAAATAAGCGAGTCTCGGAACTCTGGTAGGAATCCGGATGGAATTTTTGCAGCTGGAAAAACGACAAAAGGAGAAGTgattcgtcttttttttttattctttcactTGTATGGAAACACTGCCATAACGCGTCTCGCTAACCTTATCGGTTCTCCGAGCCAATCTTTCTATTCGGATTGCGATGAATGGGTTAAAGAAATCTCTTGTTTGGTTTCCGGTACTTCTACAGACGGTCTGACCCTAATAGGTATTCAGCCATTAGGATCGAGCAAAGACAATGCCGTCAGAGATGACTGCAATCTCGCTTCCAAGGGAACGACGTATCATCCACATTCCTCTCTGTCTCGCTAGAAACCTCATTGAATAACAGTCTTACGTTGTTGAATTTCAGACACTTTCGAATCTGCATTTCAATCTGCGTGCTCATTAAAGTAATGCACTCGATTCGAACTAAATTCCAACGGAATTCGATAGAAAGTAAGAATCAAAGACGTATCCGATTCATAGTAGAAACATTTAGGTAGATCGGAGGAGGTAATATCTTTGCGAAGAACAATAAACGAAACCCGCGTAATTTTTCCTGGTTCGCGTTCGGTTTAATTTGTCCAGCAGTTACGGAGCGAGTTAACAGCGATTCGTTCGAGTGAAACTAAACCGTGGTACAAGGTAGCTGCAGGTGCTCTCCTAACTAGGAAACTTCAACGATGATGTGTACAAATTCGAGAGCGTTCTCGACGTGTTCAATAACAAGAACAAGGATTTGCTGCTTGGAACATACGTAATTGCAATCGATAGACGGACGATCCTTCGTCGATGATTTTCCACGTAGTAATTCGCTGTCTCTCTCAAGCTACACGGACATATTTCGGAGCCCTCGGTATGAGATAACATTCGGTAATTTTCTCCGCTATTTCCACGATTTAGATAAATGCCCAACGATCGCAGGCGTTTCCTCATGAAATCTTAACTATCGGCGCGCCGCTGGAATTTCGCCTTACACTCTCACCGCGGTACTGCCACGAGTTCCGCGTTATTCGTCGACTCGTTGGTAAAAAAGTTGACAAAAACCAGCATGAaagcaatgtaaaaaatattaaaatgcgaCAAGACTACAGAGAGTATGAAAAAAGCGGAAGGTACGCAAGGAAATTTCTGCGTGGAGATACGACGTttgattagaaaaattaatcggCTAATAATTCGTTGCTACAGGACAAAGCAGTTAAAGTAGTTACTTTCTCGCGGAGTTTGCCCCGTTTCGAGGCGGAACGTTAATTGCCTGAGGTTAGCCAAATATTTCCAGCCCCGCCGGAAGAAGATTATGCCATTTATAGACGTTAGATCGAGGACTTGACAATGCCGGGCTGAGAATTTTTCTCATGGGTCGCGCAACGCAACGCGTTTAGACCGCATCTGGTAACAGTAACGGCCATTTGTCTGCAAATTACGCGATAACAGAGGGAACCACGCGAAGAAGAGACACGCGAGTTAGAAACGGGAAAAGAAAGTAACTCGTGGCCATGGAAAAGAACTTCCCCTCGAGACGCTTCCTAATCgcaattaatacaattatcaTAGTAGAATTCTGCTGGATGTGGATGCGACTTTATCgttttagaaaagaaattccaTTCTGCATAATTTAGGAATTCGAACATTTAACAACGAATGTATAATTCAAGAAATTCCCGTATATTCCGATCGAGTAATTAACTACAACGATAGACACAAGtacttttgaataattttttgacGTTTAATACGATATCCGTGATAAACTTTCGATTTAACGATCCATAATGTCAACTGTACCGCGCCTGAACCTCACAGGCAGTCGAGATTTCGTAAGAATCTTC
Coding sequences within:
- the LOC132905728 gene encoding MDS1 and EVI1 complex locus protein EVI1-A-like, encoding MSGYLGNIPLPPTLLHDPKYPPAMREKDSSPRKMPGHISPKQASIYPLSVRVPDVEELPYDLSHGHGRGLSSPTNQQQHRQQPHMSPAARPPQSHHQEDLDCEPLDLRVDHKKERLTDENQNEIEVLNQNSLGGSLPYHTVLFPQHHAVHPLVLEAMYRSHHHSSSVPDLPKIQVRALPTMVPLPPNRFSSTTSSTSSSSSQAAARVPSPSSGQQHQPQQQSHSSQQQQQQQQQQQASNLPPYSISVQAGLKPKDRYSCKFCGKVFPRSANLTRHLRTHTGEQPYKCKYCERSFSISSNLQRHVRNIHNKEKPFKCPLCERCFGQQTNLDRHLKKHDADGPTILDEVRSRYHGQLPRADESYFEEIRSFMGKITSQRQGIPYFPGLLGHGGDDFRNDKQQLQLEEKRGDSSYFSDRDNLSSRSSSTASRPESVQEEQREVNSPPLSPGNNT